From Bacteroidales bacterium, a single genomic window includes:
- a CDS encoding efflux RND transporter periplasmic adaptor subunit — MKNIKQLLLLGFIFVLINGCGNSKPENDAIVRKVKVAAIEKASDTETKEFSGIIKESRAVNLSFRVAGPIKAIYVKQGDFVKQGALVAEMDPRDYQLQLSVAQAEYNKVTTETSRVIELYKQNAVTEADYQKVVAGEKMITAQLNRAKDQLNDTKLYAPFSGYIQNINFQKGEIVNIGMPIADLLDVNSYKVEVDIPSKLFVERDKIKKVTCKLNIDDASEIPLQLLNYQAKANSSLLYRMYYGLGPQSDKRVFPGMEVAITMEYKRTDSNDLVIPLGAIFYNNEEPNIWIVNKSDSIVNKYAIEIGEIYGDGKVSIKSGLKGDETIVVSGVNSLKDNEKVEIIEPISETNIGGLL, encoded by the coding sequence ATGAAGAATATTAAACAACTACTACTTTTGGGATTTATTTTTGTACTTATCAACGGTTGCGGTAACAGTAAGCCCGAAAACGACGCTATAGTACGAAAAGTTAAAGTTGCAGCTATTGAAAAAGCATCGGACACAGAGACAAAAGAATTTTCCGGCATAATCAAGGAATCACGTGCCGTAAATCTCTCATTTAGAGTTGCCGGACCGATAAAAGCAATTTATGTAAAACAAGGCGACTTTGTAAAGCAAGGGGCATTGGTTGCAGAAATGGACCCACGCGACTATCAACTGCAACTATCTGTGGCTCAAGCCGAATACAATAAGGTTACTACCGAAACAAGTCGGGTTATTGAACTTTATAAACAAAACGCGGTTACTGAGGCTGATTATCAAAAAGTTGTAGCAGGAGAAAAGATGATCACAGCACAGCTAAATCGTGCAAAGGATCAGTTAAACGACACTAAGCTCTACGCTCCTTTCTCGGGCTATATCCAAAACATAAATTTCCAAAAAGGTGAAATTGTAAACATTGGAATGCCCATTGCTGATCTGTTAGATGTGAACTCATATAAGGTAGAGGTCGATATTCCATCTAAACTTTTTGTCGAACGAGACAAGATTAAAAAAGTTACTTGCAAACTTAATATTGATGATGCTTCAGAAATACCATTACAACTACTTAACTATCAGGCAAAAGCCAACAGCAGTTTACTTTACAGAATGTACTACGGTTTAGGTCCACAATCTGACAAAAGAGTTTTTCCGGGTATGGAGGTAGCCATAACAATGGAGTACAAACGCACCGACAGCAACGACTTGGTTATACCGCTTGGCGCAATATTTTACAATAATGAAGAGCCTAACATATGGATTGTCAACAAATCCGATTCGATTGTAAACAAATACGCTATCGAAATTGGAGAGATATATGGAGATGGTAAAGTTAGTATAAAATCGGGGCTAAAGGGCGATGAAACTATAGTTGTATCGGGCGTTAATTCGCTCAAAGACAACGAGAAAGTTGAAATCATAGAGCCTATTAGTGAAACAAATATCGGAGGATTATTATAA
- a CDS encoding T9SS type B sorting domain-containing protein: protein MNKLITVKTTILRDDFTFKVLCFSLVCLFFSSVKLKSQTIPIPTIDSVTVASNNQVRMAWHVEHDVSITRFVIYRKTVQDFAYIAIDTVSASSPYTYIDNNVDVINENWLYTIASMSSTDSLSGMSLPHSYITFDFEAYHLCQSELNLSWSSYVGSTNVKYSTICISNGVDVDNRNHGNNNYGSTSVIRGESHLIAVRATWDTGSSTSAFRPYTADTINISKNSSVSIIDNSGKTFNIEVKNRFYRDTDSAVLYTYKNNLNSPHSRISVKPDLSGTAKFTVKSTKEIYFFKPAIIDICGTEYDNSLAVESILLKHSDTGDDIILQWNSVNSVLGLNYKLFKDDGQVELIESFTSGNSYRYIIESDAGGAERICFYIQATNDTLSIFSNVVCITLHDDLLWPNAFVPDGDGVNDTFGPVVTRFYPETFTMTIYNKQGATLFLTHSVDRKWNGVYNRSLVPKGAYIWQAEYTISGRKITKKGIVNIIY from the coding sequence ATGAACAAATTAATTACAGTTAAGACGACTATTCTTAGGGATGACTTTACTTTTAAAGTATTATGCTTTTCGTTGGTGTGTCTGTTTTTCAGCTCAGTAAAATTGAAATCACAAACAATACCTATACCAACGATTGACTCTGTAACAGTAGCTTCCAATAATCAAGTACGAATGGCCTGGCATGTGGAACATGACGTTAGTATAACACGATTTGTAATCTACAGGAAAACTGTCCAAGATTTTGCCTATATAGCGATTGATACGGTTAGTGCCTCATCTCCATATACTTATATCGATAATAATGTTGATGTAATCAATGAAAACTGGCTGTATACGATTGCGTCAATGAGTTCTACGGATAGTCTGTCAGGGATGTCTTTACCTCACTCCTATATTACATTTGATTTCGAAGCTTATCATTTATGTCAATCGGAACTCAATTTATCATGGAGTAGTTATGTGGGATCAACAAATGTAAAATATTCAACTATTTGCATATCAAACGGTGTTGATGTTGACAACAGAAACCATGGGAATAACAATTATGGATCAACTTCTGTTATCAGAGGAGAGTCTCACTTAATAGCTGTTCGGGCAACGTGGGACACAGGAAGTTCAACCTCTGCTTTTCGCCCCTATACAGCCGACACTATCAATATTTCAAAGAATTCGTCTGTTTCAATAATTGACAATTCAGGCAAAACGTTTAACATTGAGGTTAAAAACAGATTCTACCGAGATACTGACTCTGCTGTTCTTTATACTTATAAAAACAATTTGAACTCTCCACATAGTCGTATTTCTGTTAAACCCGATTTATCAGGCACAGCTAAATTTACGGTCAAATCAACAAAAGAGATATATTTCTTCAAACCAGCTATTATTGATATTTGCGGCACCGAGTACGACAATAGTTTAGCGGTAGAATCAATCCTTTTAAAGCATTCTGATACTGGCGATGATATCATATTACAATGGAACAGCGTTAATTCTGTTTTAGGACTTAATTATAAGCTATTTAAAGACGATGGACAAGTGGAGTTAATAGAGAGTTTTACATCTGGGAATTCTTATAGGTACATCATAGAATCAGACGCAGGAGGAGCAGAAAGAATTTGCTTTTATATTCAGGCAACAAACGATACTCTTTCAATATTTAGCAATGTCGTTTGCATTACACTTCACGACGATCTTCTATGGCCCAACGCATTTGTTCCTGATGGAGATGGAGTTAACGACACCTTTGGTCCTGTAGTGACCCGTTTTTATCCTGAGACATTTACAATGACAATCTATAACAAACAGGGAGCTACTCTTTTCCTCACTCACAGCGTTGATAGAAAGTGGAACGGCGTATATAATAGAAGCCTTGTGCCAAAAGGAGCTTATATTTGGCAAGCTGAATACACAATATCAGGAAGAAAAATCACAAAAAAGGGAATTGTTAATATAATTTATTGA